The genome window CACGCTGCTGCGCGAGCTGGTGGCCCACCTGCGGCAAAACCGCACCCAATTGCGCGAAGAATGGGCGCGGCGCATCACCGAAGCCGAACTGCTGACGGCGATGACCAAGGAAGAAATCTTCGCCGAAGCCACCTCGGTGTACGACAACTACGTCGAGGCGCTGGAAACCGGCACTTTCGAGGCGCTGCAGGCCTATGCCCGCAACCTGTCGGAGCGCATCATTCCGCGCGGCGTCGAAACGCACGAAGTCGTCGGCATCGTGTTGCTGCTGCGCGACGTGCTGGCGCGGTCGCTCTTTGCCAAGTACCAGACCGACTTCACCAAACTGAACCGGATTCTGGATGCCTACGAACCGGCAGCGAATCGCATCGCCAACACCGTGGCGGTCGGCTTCGTGCAGGAGCGCGAGCGCATCATCCGCGAGCAGCAGGAAGCCATCCGCGAGCTGTCCACGCCGGTGTTACAGGTGCGCGAGCGGCTGCTGATTTTGCCTATCATCGGCGTCATCGACCCACAGCGCGCGCGCCAGCTTACCGAACAACTGCTGCGCGGCATCCGCACCAACCGCGCCAAGGTGGTCGTGATTGATATTACGGGCGTGGCGGCGATGGATGCCACGGTCGCCAACCACCTGGTGCAAACGGTGGAGGCGTCGCGCCTGCTGGGCGCCACCGTCATCGTCACCGGCCTATCGCCGGAAATTGCGCAAACGCTGGTTACGATTGGGGTGGATCTGGGTAAGATGACCACCGTTGGTGATCTGCAGGGTGGCATTGAAGAGGCGGAGCGTTTGCTCGGCTATAAGGTGGTGCCGTTTGTGGAAGGGGCGGTAGAAGCGTAAGGTAAGCCTCAGGACCATTATTAAGGACAAGGCGTGGATGTACCCGTACTCAAACAGGGCCATTTTCTCATTGCCACCGTACAGTCGGCGCTGACGGATGCGGATTTGGCGCAACTGCGCCGCTCGCTGGTGGAGCAGGTGGGAAAGTTCCGCTCGCGGGGCGTGATTGTGGACGTGACGGCGGTGGACGTGCTCGATTCCTTCGCCTGCCGCACGCTCCGCGACATTGCCCACATGGCCGGTTTTCGGGGCGCTGAAACTGTCATCGTGGGTATCCATCCGGAGCTGGCGTTCACTATGGTGCAGTTGGGCCTGTCGCTGGAGGGGGTAGCGACGGCGCTGGATTTGGAAGAAGGCCTGGCCTATCTGCAAGAGCGAACCACCCCTGCCGCACGGAAAAGCTCCCCCCTTGCCACGCGTGGCGCCGGGCGCGGTCCGGTGAGCCGTGGCCAGCGCTGAGCGCATCCGCATCCGCACGGACCGGGACATCCTGCTGGCGCGGCAGCGCGGCCGCGAGATGGGGCAGACGGCTGGCTTTGTGGCGACCGACTTGACGCTGATTGCCACTGCCATCTCCGAGCTGGCACGCAACATTGTGCTCTATGCGCGCGAAGGCATGCTGGAAATCCACCTGGTCGCCGAGGACGCACGCTGCGGGCTGCTCATTGTGGCGCGTGACCACGGACCGGGGATTGCCGACCTGACGCGCGCCATGCAGGACGGCTTCTCGACCT of Acidobacteriota bacterium contains these proteins:
- a CDS encoding STAS domain-containing protein, whose translation is MPTRGTPTPNISTATATATAEAASTLLRELVAHLRQNRTQLREEWARRITEAELLTAMTKEEIFAEATSVYDNYVEALETGTFEALQAYARNLSERIIPRGVETHEVVGIVLLLRDVLARSLFAKYQTDFTKLNRILDAYEPAANRIANTVAVGFVQERERIIREQQEAIRELSTPVLQVRERLLILPIIGVIDPQRARQLTEQLLRGIRTNRAKVVVIDITGVAAMDATVANHLVQTVEASRLLGATVIVTGLSPEIAQTLVTIGVDLGKMTTVGDLQGGIEEAERLLGYKVVPFVEGAVEA
- a CDS encoding STAS domain-containing protein, which gives rise to MDVPVLKQGHFLIATVQSALTDADLAQLRRSLVEQVGKFRSRGVIVDVTAVDVLDSFACRTLRDIAHMAGFRGAETVIVGIHPELAFTMVQLGLSLEGVATALDLEEGLAYLQERTTPAARKSSPLATRGAGRGPVSRGQR
- a CDS encoding ATP-binding protein, which encodes MASAERIRIRTDRDILLARQRGREMGQTAGFVATDLTLIATAISELARNIVLYAREGMLEIHLVAEDARCGLLIVARDHGPGIADLTRAMQDGFSTSGGLGLGLPGVKRLMDSFEIDSYPGLGTTVRIAKWRRS